The nucleotide window CATCGCCTTTTTTAAAATGGCGTTCTCTTCTTGTAGGTCGCGGATTTGCTTTTGTAATTGCCGAATATCTTGTTCATCGAAGGGCTGTGACTCACCCCCTTGTCCATCAATCTGTTTGGATTTTCGCTTATACTGCTTCAACCATCCATAAAGCGTGTTAGGGGAGATATCTAATTCCCGAGCAACTT belongs to Caldalkalibacillus thermarum and includes:
- a CDS encoding transposase; the encoded protein is MRTQRHYDLEYKRQTVEYILEERKSVAQVARELDISPNTLYGWLKQYKRKSKQIDGQGGESQPFDEQDIRQLQKQIRDLQEENAILKKAMHIFAKDRK